The following proteins are encoded in a genomic region of Oryctolagus cuniculus chromosome 13, mOryCun1.1, whole genome shotgun sequence:
- the LOC138844870 gene encoding microtubule-associated proteins 1A/1B light chain 3C-like isoform X1: protein MPPLQKNPSLTPFKQRKSLGRVRERETERKVFLPLVHPSNDRYGRCTAPIQSQKPATRQEEVAGIREKFPNKIPVRLTILPQRGLYLFFEERKIKQRPSPLFQVPKILGALSHILRHLPQERPMLILLAVIVERYPREKLLSLLDKTKFLVPQELTMSQFLSIIRSRMVLRATEAFYLLVDNKSLVSMSMTMAEIYQDYKDKDGFVYMTYASQEMFGCSELAAPSSGSSHRNRPEIPFSLCQEKLVL from the exons ATGCCGCCTCTACAGAAAAACCCAAGCCTCACACCCTTCAAGCAGAGGAAGAGCCTAG gcagagttagagagagagagacagagagaaaagtcttccttccattggttcacccctcaaatgaccgctacggccggtgcactgcgccgatccaaagccagaagccag CAACCAGACAAGAGGAAGTTGCTGGAATCCGGGAAAAGTTCCCAAACAAGATCCCGGTAAGACTCACTATCCTTCCCCAGAGAGGCCTGTATCTGttctttgaagaaagaaagatcaaACAAAGGCCTTCTCCTCTTTTCCAAGTCCCTAAGATACTGGGGGCTCTGAGTCACATTCTTAGGCACCTGCCTCAGGAGAGACCCATGCTGATACTCTTGGCAGTAATAGTGGAGCGCTACCCCAGAGAGAAGCTCCTGTCCCTGCTGGACAAAACCAAGTTCTTGGTTCCTCAGGAGCTGACCATGTCCCAGTTCCTCAGCATCATACG gAGCCGCATGGTCCTGAGGGCCACCGAAGCCTTTTACCTCCTAGTGGACAACAAGAGCTTGGTAAGCATGAGCATGACCATGGCAGAGATCTATCAGGACTACAAGGACAAGGACGGCTTTGTCTACATGACCTATGCCTCCCAGGAGATGTTTGGCTGCTCGGAGTTAGCAGCCCCCAGCAGTGGGAGCAGCCATAGGAACAGACCTGAAATCCCATTCAGCCTATGTCAAGAGAAACTTGTCCTCTGA
- the LOC138844870 gene encoding microtubule-associated proteins 1A/1B light chain 3C-like isoform X4 — translation MAVEQNAASTEKPKPHTLQAEEEPSNQTRGSCWNPGKVPKQDPVPKILGALSHILRHLPQERPMLILLAVIVERYPREKLLSLLDKTKFLVPQELTMSQFLSIIRSRMVLRATEAFYLLVDNKSLVSMSMTMAEIYQDYKDKDGFVYMTYASQEMFGCSELAAPSSGSSHRNRPEIPFSLCQEKLVL, via the exons ATGGCTGTTGAGCAAAATGCCGCCTCTACAGAAAAACCCAAGCCTCACACCCTTCAAGCAGAGGAAGAGCCTAG CAACCAGACAAGAGGAAGTTGCTGGAATCCGGGAAAAGTTCCCAAACAAGATCCCG TCCCTAAGATACTGGGGGCTCTGAGTCACATTCTTAGGCACCTGCCTCAGGAGAGACCCATGCTGATACTCTTGGCAGTAATAGTGGAGCGCTACCCCAGAGAGAAGCTCCTGTCCCTGCTGGACAAAACCAAGTTCTTGGTTCCTCAGGAGCTGACCATGTCCCAGTTCCTCAGCATCATACG gAGCCGCATGGTCCTGAGGGCCACCGAAGCCTTTTACCTCCTAGTGGACAACAAGAGCTTGGTAAGCATGAGCATGACCATGGCAGAGATCTATCAGGACTACAAGGACAAGGACGGCTTTGTCTACATGACCTATGCCTCCCAGGAGATGTTTGGCTGCTCGGAGTTAGCAGCCCCCAGCAGTGGGAGCAGCCATAGGAACAGACCTGAAATCCCATTCAGCCTATGTCAAGAGAAACTTGTCCTCTGA
- the LOC138844870 gene encoding microtubule-associated proteins 1A/1B light chain 3C-like isoform X3 translates to MAVEQNAASTEKPKPHTLQAEEEPSNQTRGSCWNPGKVPKQDPVIVERYPREKLLSLLDKTKFLVPQELTMSQFLSIIRSRMVLRATEAFYLLVDNKSLVSMSMTMAEIYQDYKDKDGFVYMTYASQEMFGCSELAAPSSGSSHRNRPEIPFSLCQEKLVL, encoded by the exons ATGGCTGTTGAGCAAAATGCCGCCTCTACAGAAAAACCCAAGCCTCACACCCTTCAAGCAGAGGAAGAGCCTAG CAACCAGACAAGAGGAAGTTGCTGGAATCCGGGAAAAGTTCCCAAACAAGATCCCG TAATAGTGGAGCGCTACCCCAGAGAGAAGCTCCTGTCCCTGCTGGACAAAACCAAGTTCTTGGTTCCTCAGGAGCTGACCATGTCCCAGTTCCTCAGCATCATACG gAGCCGCATGGTCCTGAGGGCCACCGAAGCCTTTTACCTCCTAGTGGACAACAAGAGCTTGGTAAGCATGAGCATGACCATGGCAGAGATCTATCAGGACTACAAGGACAAGGACGGCTTTGTCTACATGACCTATGCCTCCCAGGAGATGTTTGGCTGCTCGGAGTTAGCAGCCCCCAGCAGTGGGAGCAGCCATAGGAACAGACCTGAAATCCCATTCAGCCTATGTCAAGAGAAACTTGTCCTCTGA
- the LOC138844870 gene encoding microtubule-associated proteins 1A/1B light chain 3C-like isoform X2, whose product MPPLQKNPSLTPFKQRKSLATRQEEVAGIREKFPNKIPVRLTILPQRGLYLFFEERKIKQRPSPLFQVPKILGALSHILRHLPQERPMLILLAVIVERYPREKLLSLLDKTKFLVPQELTMSQFLSIIRSRMVLRATEAFYLLVDNKSLVSMSMTMAEIYQDYKDKDGFVYMTYASQEMFGCSELAAPSSGSSHRNRPEIPFSLCQEKLVL is encoded by the exons ATGCCGCCTCTACAGAAAAACCCAAGCCTCACACCCTTCAAGCAGAGGAAGAGCCTAG CAACCAGACAAGAGGAAGTTGCTGGAATCCGGGAAAAGTTCCCAAACAAGATCCCGGTAAGACTCACTATCCTTCCCCAGAGAGGCCTGTATCTGttctttgaagaaagaaagatcaaACAAAGGCCTTCTCCTCTTTTCCAAGTCCCTAAGATACTGGGGGCTCTGAGTCACATTCTTAGGCACCTGCCTCAGGAGAGACCCATGCTGATACTCTTGGCAGTAATAGTGGAGCGCTACCCCAGAGAGAAGCTCCTGTCCCTGCTGGACAAAACCAAGTTCTTGGTTCCTCAGGAGCTGACCATGTCCCAGTTCCTCAGCATCATACG gAGCCGCATGGTCCTGAGGGCCACCGAAGCCTTTTACCTCCTAGTGGACAACAAGAGCTTGGTAAGCATGAGCATGACCATGGCAGAGATCTATCAGGACTACAAGGACAAGGACGGCTTTGTCTACATGACCTATGCCTCCCAGGAGATGTTTGGCTGCTCGGAGTTAGCAGCCCCCAGCAGTGGGAGCAGCCATAGGAACAGACCTGAAATCCCATTCAGCCTATGTCAAGAGAAACTTGTCCTCTGA